One genomic region from Croceicoccus sp. YJ47 encodes:
- a CDS encoding RNA degradosome polyphosphate kinase, translated as MSSDPQPLFFNRELSWLAFNRRVLDEACNRDYPLLERLRFLSISGSNLDEFIMVRVAGLAGQARRGIEEPSIDGLTPSQQLRAIHEQLDILNTDQQAIWHDLQGELADAGIGVIARERCKPDIARWLKTFFIEHIQPVITPQAIDPAHPFPFVTNRGMGLLFKLTRVSDGMPVIEMVLIPQSVPRFIRVPGEKAQYISIEQMLCRHAALMFPGFRVEGNGLFRVLRDSDLEIEEDAEDLVRHFRTAIQRRRRGDVIQLEIEEDFDPEAELLLREQLGLDNAIVKKTDGLIGIDQLSDIVGEDRPDLKFEAYSPRYPERVLEHDGDCFAAIREKDIIIHHPYESFEVVIDFLRQAARDPDVVAIKQTLYRAGNQSPVISALIAAAEAGKTVTAVVELKARFDEEQNLLWANELERAGVQVIYGFVDWKTHAKVSMVVRREGEGYRTYCHFGTGNYHPATAKIYTDLSFFTADPKAGRDAAKLFNFITGYVEPRRTELLHFSPTGLRERLYECIDHEIANARKGRPAVIWCKMNSLTDPDLIVRFYAASKAGVRIALVVRGICCLRPDVPGLSENITVKSVIGRFLEHSRIYVFANGATLPNGRARVFISSADGMSRNLDRRVEVLVPLRNRTVHDQVLEQVMLANLLDTERSWRLLPDGRYERVEDGPRPFNLHRYFMINPSLSGRGDALGAGEDVPRLSLRKGIQP; from the coding sequence ATGAGCTCCGATCCTCAACCCCTGTTCTTCAACCGTGAGCTGAGCTGGCTGGCCTTCAATCGACGCGTTCTCGACGAGGCATGCAATCGCGATTATCCACTGCTCGAACGGCTGCGCTTCCTGTCCATTTCCGGCAGCAATCTCGATGAATTCATCATGGTGCGCGTGGCCGGGCTCGCCGGGCAGGCGCGGCGCGGGATCGAGGAACCCTCGATCGACGGCCTGACCCCGTCGCAGCAATTGCGCGCGATCCACGAACAGCTTGACATCCTCAACACCGATCAGCAGGCGATCTGGCACGATCTTCAGGGCGAGCTGGCCGACGCGGGAATTGGCGTCATCGCGCGCGAACGGTGCAAGCCGGACATCGCCCGCTGGCTCAAGACCTTTTTCATCGAACATATTCAGCCCGTCATCACCCCGCAGGCGATCGACCCCGCCCATCCGTTCCCCTTCGTCACCAATCGCGGCATGGGCCTTTTGTTCAAGCTGACGCGGGTGTCCGACGGCATGCCGGTGATCGAGATGGTGCTGATCCCGCAATCGGTGCCGCGGTTCATCCGCGTGCCGGGAGAAAAAGCGCAATATATCAGCATCGAGCAGATGCTGTGCCGCCATGCCGCGCTGATGTTTCCGGGTTTTCGGGTGGAGGGCAACGGGCTGTTCCGCGTGCTGCGCGACAGCGACCTCGAGATCGAGGAGGATGCCGAGGATCTCGTGCGCCATTTCCGCACCGCGATACAGCGCCGCCGGCGCGGCGACGTGATCCAGCTGGAGATCGAGGAGGATTTCGATCCCGAGGCCGAGCTATTGCTGCGCGAGCAGCTCGGGCTGGACAATGCCATCGTGAAGAAGACCGACGGCCTCATCGGTATCGACCAGCTGTCCGATATTGTGGGCGAGGACCGGCCCGATCTGAAGTTCGAGGCGTATAGCCCGCGCTATCCCGAACGCGTGCTCGAACACGATGGCGATTGCTTTGCCGCGATCCGGGAGAAGGACATCATCATCCACCATCCCTACGAAAGTTTCGAGGTGGTGATCGATTTCCTGCGCCAGGCCGCGCGCGACCCCGATGTCGTCGCGATCAAACAAACGCTCTACCGTGCCGGCAACCAGTCCCCGGTGATCAGCGCACTGATCGCGGCGGCGGAGGCGGGCAAGACGGTGACCGCCGTGGTCGAGTTGAAGGCGCGTTTCGACGAGGAACAGAACCTGCTCTGGGCGAACGAGCTGGAACGCGCAGGGGTGCAGGTGATCTATGGCTTCGTGGATTGGAAAACCCATGCCAAGGTGTCGATGGTCGTCCGGCGCGAGGGCGAGGGTTACCGCACCTATTGCCATTTCGGGACCGGGAATTACCACCCCGCCACGGCGAAGATCTACACCGACCTTAGCTTTTTTACCGCCGATCCCAAGGCCGGGCGCGATGCGGCAAAGCTGTTCAATTTCATCACCGGCTATGTCGAGCCGCGCCGGACCGAACTGCTCCATTTTTCGCCCACCGGCCTGCGCGAACGGCTGTATGAATGCATCGACCACGAAATCGCCAATGCGCGCAAGGGGCGTCCGGCGGTCATCTGGTGCAAGATGAATTCGCTGACCGATCCCGACCTCATCGTGCGGTTTTATGCCGCGAGCAAGGCCGGCGTGCGGATCGCTCTCGTCGTGCGGGGCATCTGTTGCCTGCGGCCCGACGTGCCGGGATTGTCGGAGAACATCACGGTCAAATCGGTCATCGGCCGGTTTCTGGAACACAGCCGCATCTATGTTTTCGCCAATGGCGCCACGCTGCCCAACGGGCGGGCGCGGGTGTTCATCTCGTCTGCCGACGGGATGAGCCGCAATTTGGACCGCCGGGTCGAGGTGCTCGTCCCCTTGCGGAACCGGACGGTGCACGATCAGGTTCTGGAACAGGTGATGCTGGCCAATCTTCTCGACACCGAACGCAGCTGGCGATTATTGCCGGACGGGCGGTACGAACGCGTCGAAGATGGCCCGCGTCCGTTCAACCTCCACCGCTATTTCATGATAAATCCGTCGCTTTCCGGAAGAGGCGACGCTTTGGGCGCAGGCGAGGACGTGCCGCGTCTTTCCCTGCGCAAGGGGATACAGCCATGA
- a CDS encoding glycosyltransferase family 1 protein, with protein MRICMVSDAWHPQVNGVVRSLQTTCDHLRRRGHAVTVIGPDAFRSVPCPSYPEIRLAIAGERSVGARIADFAPDMLHLSTEGPLGHAARRWALRRGFAFTTAYHTQFPDYLAQRTGLPAAAFWGFVRRFHAPSHATMAATQSLSRDLTRRGIGPVVRWGRGVDLEQFGPDGPRDPVIMAAPGPRLLYTGRVAVEKNLEAFLRCVHPGTKFIVGDGPARAALQRRYPDVHFLGTKRGEALAAAYRAADCFVFPSLTDTFGLVMIEALACGVPVAAFDVAGPRDVLCDTVAAMGGDLDAAIAAALGRDRAACVRHARRFTWDAATDQFENALVPMRAGMRQERRAGQSA; from the coding sequence ATGCGGATCTGCATGGTTTCCGATGCCTGGCACCCGCAGGTCAATGGCGTGGTACGCAGCCTTCAGACGACATGCGATCATCTTCGCCGGCGGGGCCATGCGGTGACGGTCATCGGGCCGGACGCGTTCCGGTCGGTCCCGTGCCCGTCCTATCCCGAAATCCGGCTGGCCATCGCGGGGGAGCGCAGCGTGGGTGCGCGGATCGCGGATTTCGCGCCGGACATGCTGCATCTTTCGACCGAAGGGCCGCTCGGCCATGCGGCGCGGCGGTGGGCGCTGCGGCGGGGGTTTGCCTTTACCACCGCGTATCACACGCAATTCCCCGATTACCTGGCGCAACGAACAGGCTTGCCAGCTGCGGCCTTCTGGGGCTTCGTCCGCCGGTTTCACGCGCCATCGCATGCGACGATGGCCGCGACGCAAAGCCTGTCGCGCGATCTGACGCGGCGGGGCATCGGACCCGTCGTCCGGTGGGGGCGGGGCGTGGACCTCGAACAGTTCGGGCCGGACGGGCCGCGCGATCCGGTCATAATGGCGGCGCCCGGCCCGCGCCTCCTCTATACCGGGCGTGTCGCGGTGGAAAAGAACCTGGAGGCGTTCCTGCGATGCGTGCATCCCGGCACGAAGTTCATTGTCGGGGACGGGCCTGCGCGGGCCGCGTTGCAACGCCGCTATCCCGATGTGCATTTCCTCGGCACGAAGCGGGGGGAGGCGCTTGCCGCGGCCTATCGCGCGGCGGATTGCTTCGTGTTTCCGAGCCTGACCGATACGTTCGGACTCGTCATGATCGAGGCGCTGGCCTGCGGCGTCCCGGTGGCGGCCTTCGACGTGGCGGGCCCGCGCGACGTGTTGTGCGACACGGTCGCGGCAATGGGCGGCGACCTCGACGCGGCCATCGCAGCGGCGCTTGGCCGGGACCGGGCGGCGTGTGTGCGCCATGCCCGCCGCTTTACCTGGGATGCGGCGACGGATCAGTTCGAGAATGCGCTCGTCCCGATGCGCGCCGGAATGCGGCAGGAGAGGCGTGCCGGACAATCGGCCTGA
- a CDS encoding UDP-2,3-diacylglucosamine diphosphatase, which produces MKALSKQDKRFGPSGTPRRRYRSIWISDVHLGTRGCNHRLLIDFLDHCDSDHLYLVGDIIDGWRMKKKFYWPEGHNAIVRRVMKRAKRGTKVVYVPGNHDEMFRQFSGLDFGGVEIRRSAVHTTADGRRLLVIHGDEFDAVVMGQRWLAFAGDAAYTLLLRANIAVNAVRRMFDLPYWSLSAHAKHRVKDAVAFISRFEETVATAARKRNVDGVVCGHIHTAEHRDFDGIAYYNDGDWVESCTALVEHFDGRMEILHWPSEIAARDVAGMASGRAAA; this is translated from the coding sequence ATGAAGGCTCTGTCGAAGCAGGACAAGCGTTTCGGCCCGTCGGGGACGCCCCGCAGGCGGTACCGCTCGATCTGGATCTCCGACGTGCACTTGGGCACGCGCGGGTGCAATCACAGGCTGCTGATCGATTTCCTCGACCATTGCGACAGCGACCACCTCTATCTCGTCGGGGACATCATCGACGGGTGGCGCATGAAGAAGAAATTCTACTGGCCCGAGGGGCACAATGCGATCGTGCGCCGCGTGATGAAGCGGGCCAAGCGCGGCACGAAGGTCGTGTACGTCCCCGGCAACCATGACGAGATGTTCCGCCAGTTTTCGGGGCTGGACTTCGGCGGCGTCGAAATCCGGCGCAGCGCGGTGCACACCACCGCCGACGGGCGCCGGCTGCTCGTCATTCATGGCGACGAGTTCGATGCGGTGGTGATGGGGCAGCGCTGGCTCGCCTTTGCCGGCGACGCGGCCTACACCTTGCTGCTGCGCGCGAATATCGCGGTGAACGCGGTGCGGCGGATGTTCGACCTTCCGTACTGGTCGCTGTCCGCCCATGCGAAACACCGGGTGAAGGATGCCGTCGCCTTCATCTCCCGGTTCGAGGAGACGGTCGCGACCGCGGCGCGCAAGCGCAACGTCGATGGCGTGGTATGCGGCCACATCCATACCGCCGAGCACCGCGATTTCGACGGCATCGCCTATTACAACGACGGCGACTGGGTCGAGAGCTGCACCGCACTGGTCGAGCATTTCGACGGGCGGATGGAAATCCTCCACTGGCCGAGCGAGATCGCCGCGCGGGATGTAGCCGGCATGGCGTCCGGCAGGGCGGCGGCGTGA